CTGAAGATCGAAAAAGATCAGGTGCTGGTTCGCGTCGCCGATTTGGATGAGAGTTGAATCATGGAACAGGTGTTTGTACGGATAGCGATTTTACTTTCGACCCTAATTCCCAGTAGCAACATGAAGAATCACAACAATTCAGCACAACTTACGGTGGTTGAAAGGTAAGTGGCACCTTGATTAGCTATCGCCCTTTCTTGAATTGTGATCCACCTGCTGTTTGCCAACTGTGGCGACAGCATGCCAACGTGATCGGTGTGATGCACCCGATGTCGGTAATGCTGTTGGAATCTTTTGTTCTCTCGAAACCGTATTTTGATCGCAACGGTCTGATCTTGGCATTGGATGATGGGAAACCGGTTGGCTTCGTACATGCTGGATTCGGTCCAACCACTCATCGCGATCAACTCTCAACGGATATCGGTACTACTTGCATGCTTGTTGTGCCCGAACATGCCGAACGAGAGCGTATCCAAAGCGAGTTGCTCCAACACAGCGAGAGTTATCTGCGTGGAAAAGGCGCGATTGAGTTACGAGCGGGAGGTGCTTATCCGAACAGCCCGTTCTATCTTGGCTTGTACGGTGGCAGCGAGTTGCCCGGCATCTTATCAGGGGATCCGCAAGGAAGTCAGTGTTTTCGACAAGCCGGTTACGAGGAGATCGAACGCTACCAGATCTTTCAGCGATCCATCACTCAGTTTCGCCCCCCCATTGATCGATCAATGATTCAATTGCGACGTCAATTAAAAGTCAGGCTTATTTTTGAAACCAATGCTTCCTCCTGGTGGGACGCCTGCATTTTTGGTCCGTCAGATCGGATTTTTTTCCAACTGGAAGCCAAGCGTGGCGGGACACCGGTCGGAACAGTCACCTTTTGGGACATGGGACCACTCTCCACACGTTTCCCAAGTTCAGCAATGGGGATGACCGGTTTGTTGATTGAAGATGAACACCGCGGCAAAGGATTCGAAAGTTTCTTGATTTCCGAATGCTTACAGCATTTGGCAAAATCCAACATCACGATCGTTCAGACGCAGACCAAGTCAAGCGATTCGGCGAGTCACGACGCCCTGCAAAAACTCGGCTTCGAACAGCTTGACCATGGCATTCTTTTCGGCAAATGAGTCCTGCCCAGTCAATCGGGCCCCAGTCAATCGGGCCCCAGTCAAGCTTTCAATGGAATTAGAGACCGAGGGAATCGTAGCTCCAGCGATCACTCGCTTGCAAGGCATTGAAATCAGGCCGCACATCGAAGCCAAATCCTACACATTGCAGAGAAGCGATTTGCAGTTGGCCATGCACAATGCGGGGGCGAACCAGATCGCCCGCTCCTTCGTAAAAATCGGGATGCCGGGCCAAAGCCTGTTGCTGCTGGTCAAAGGGCAAATAGGAGAGTCCAGGATGGTAGTGGTGCCCATTTCGCTCGACATGTGCCAGCCCTAAAGTCGCCACCAGACACAAATCGCTTTGCACCGGAATGATCCCCACGGTGCAAAGATCTTCCGCCGTCATCAAAAAACGATTGTTTCCCAACTCTCGATTGCGAACCCAAGTCAAACCAAGGTTTAACAGACTGCGAACGGGCCCCTTGCAGTTCTTACTGCTGACGCCCCGATAGCCAAGTTCAAGAGCATCTCGGTAGGCATTTCGTTGCTGATCGGATTCATCAATTATGACCGCTTTGTGCTCGCTCAAACGGCGAATTCCAGCAGTATGTTCTCGATCCAACGCGATCTCACGGGGAAGGGGTTGCTCAATCAACAGCGTGTTGCGCCACAACGTTTGCAGCTGGGAGCGCGACTGAATTTCTTCGATGAGCTGGTCAAAATCCGCCGGATCGGTGTATTGTTCATTTCCGTCCAGCGTGAGGCTGTAATCGTGGCCCAAGTGACGCTCCGCAATTGTCGCAATCGTTTCCAACCGGACCAAGTCAGTTTCTAAATCATTCCTCACTTTCACCTTGAAGTAGCGAACCCCCAACTGTTGAACGTACTGTTCGAATGTTTGCGGATATCCATCATTGATCCGGTCTTCTGCCGCAAGCTGAACATCCGTGAGTGGATCCGCCAAGCCAATGGTGTGTCGCACATACATTCGCGAAAGCGGCTTGGGAGGCAACCAGTCCCGGGGCTGACAACCGGCCAATTCCGGATGCACCAAGCGGGCATCAATCTTAAGATCATTCTGGCGAATCAGATCAGCAAAACTCAAACCGGCCAAGCGAGCCATCGCATCGATGATGGCCCGTTCAACAAGACTCACGGCAAAACTGGCTAGCAGGCCCGGCAAACCGCCTTGAGCCGCTTGTTGATGAACCCGCTGATCGACTCGTAACCAACCGTTGAAAAACGATTCGGGTTGATCGAATTCATCAGCAAATATTTGCGTGGCTTCCCGAATCAACGACAGCATATCGTTGATTTGCTGCTCGTAGTCTTTCGTGGGCGACTTATCGAACCAACTTGGCGGCAGACAATCACCGCTGTATCCAACTTCCGTCTGCCGTTGACATTCGATGGTTGCTTCCAGCGTCGCTTGGGGACACTTCGTCAAACAGGCTTTACCATAACGAAATGGTAGGCGAGTCGTTGAATTAATCAGCCCCAAGCGAGCCTCAACGAAACGGATTTGCATGCGTTCATTCGGATCGGCTTTCAATCAACTGATCCAACTCCAATTTGAGCCGATCAAGAATCTCATCGTACGGATAAGCTCCGATAGATTCTGGTCCGCGTTTGAGATTGACGTAGCTCGGACCACACCACAGCCCCAGATCGGCATCATCGGTCTCACCCGGTCCATTCACCCGGCAGCCCATCACGGCGATGGTGATGGCATGATCCTGAGCATACTGGCTCATCTGCTTGACCTTGGCCGCCAATTCAATGAAGGCTTCGTTTTCAACCCGGGAACAACTTGGACAGGCAATGATGTTGAGCGTGTCCACTCCGAAGTTCACCACCGACCGAACTCGACCCGCCGCAATATCACTGAGAATCTGTCGGCCTGCTTCAATCTCCTCGACCTTGCGATCGTTGGGGACCGTGAGTGAAACACGAACCGTGTCTCCGATCCCGCGGCTGATCAACTGTTCAAAAGCAATCCGTGTCTTAATCACCCCATCCGGTGGCAAACCTGCTTCCGTCACTCCTAAATGCAGTGGGACATCAGCTCGCTTTTCTGCGAACAAGCGATTGACTTCGATGACTTTCTGGGGATCAGAATCTTTGAGCGACACGCAATATCGGGTGTAACCAATTTGATCGAGCAACTCACAGTGCTCCCAGGCACTTTCGAGCATGGGGGAAATCGAATCACCTTCTTCGTAACGTTCCAGTTTGGCCGGGTCGACGCTGCCACAATTCACCCCCACGCGCATCGCACAATCGTTTCCCGCGGCAACATTCGCGAGATATCGGACTTTGTCTTGCCAGGGACGCTCTTTCTCGTGGTGATACAAATGGCCCGGGTTGTAGCGAATCTTGTCCACATGGGGAGCTACGTGCTCGGCTAAACGATAGTTTTCCTGCAAATCGACCGATAAATTCGCCTCCGTCTGCTTGCGAATCTCCGCTAAAGCTTCGGCATCCCGCCGACTGTCGACAGCAATTCGTACCACATCGGCACCCGCCTCATGGAGTGCTCGGACCTGGGCAACCGTCGCGTCTACATCCTGTGTGTGGGTGGCGGTCATGCTCTGAATGGCAATCTGATTGCCGGCACCGATGGTTGCCGAACCAATCTTTACAGCCCGAGTCGCGTGTCTTTGTATGCTCACAAATTCTTCCTCAGAGTTTCGAAGCGTTCATTGTTCCTAACCGTGCTTGGGCTGGCAATGTCACTCGCCATAAACAAACTCGAACCTCCGATACGAATCGGGATCGCCGATAGATCGCGACAGCGAGTAAGGATATTTAAACAGTTGGCGTAAGAAGCACAGAAAAAGTTGACTTCAAAAAGAACCCAGCTAAACTACCGACTGAAATAATTTGCCTGAAAACTCACTTGACTGACAACAGGAAGAACGCCAGTGCCCCGAACCGACACCCCAATTCACCCCCCAGAAAAAAAACGGAGCTGGGATCCTCCCGAGCGCTGGACCCATCAGCGGCTACACCAGGAGGCGCGCAGCTCCTTTTTTATGTACTTCAATCACGCGTCGAGGCGCCTCCGTCATCGGCTTCGCCAGACGAGCCGCCGCGTGCCATTCTCAGTCCGTTGGTAAGGGGGCGGTTGGTAAGCGAATTTCCCGATTCCCACGGCAGCAAATCGATACGGTCTCGAATGTTTCAGAGACGAAACAAAGAAATCGCTGGCGTTTGATGCAGGCCCCGAGTACGATCTCTTCTAGAAACTAACGGCTTTTCTGCGTTTCCCTGCTTTATCCGAACTTGATTTCGGAGTCCGCAACAATCTTTGTTCAGGCGACAGTTCAGATGGGTGATTCATGAGTCGGATTTTACGCGCCGGCATTCCCAAAGGCGTCCATTCAACTAAAAAGGCCGCACGTATCTCGACCTACTCCTGCCGAACGGAAACATTGGAAACTCGCCAGTTACTCGCCGGGGACTTGGTTGGACAGTGGGTCGCTGAGAATCTTGAGATTCCGAATGGTGCGGAGGTCCAGGCGTGGCCGGACGAAATCAACCAAGCGCCAGCCGGTCGCTCACTGGGTTCTGTCAAATTAACCACCAACCAGCTGGGTGGCCGCTCGGTCATGCGATTTGACGCTGTCGAAGGGGGTGACAACTTAATCATTTCGAGTTTCAACAACCCGCTGGGGGCCGCCGACGA
This DNA window, taken from Pirellulaceae bacterium, encodes the following:
- a CDS encoding GNAT family N-acetyltransferase, translated to MISYRPFLNCDPPAVCQLWRQHANVIGVMHPMSVMLLESFVLSKPYFDRNGLILALDDGKPVGFVHAGFGPTTHRDQLSTDIGTTCMLVVPEHAERERIQSELLQHSESYLRGKGAIELRAGGAYPNSPFYLGLYGGSELPGILSGDPQGSQCFRQAGYEEIERYQIFQRSITQFRPPIDRSMIQLRRQLKVRLIFETNASSWWDACIFGPSDRIFFQLEAKRGGTPVGTVTFWDMGPLSTRFPSSAMGMTGLLIEDEHRGKGFESFLISECLQHLAKSNITIVQTQTKSSDSASHDALQKLGFEQLDHGILFGK
- the ispG gene encoding (E)-4-hydroxy-3-methylbut-2-enyl-diphosphate synthase, whose product is MSIQRHATRAVKIGSATIGAGNQIAIQSMTATHTQDVDATVAQVRALHEAGADVVRIAVDSRRDAEALAEIRKQTEANLSVDLQENYRLAEHVAPHVDKIRYNPGHLYHHEKERPWQDKVRYLANVAAGNDCAMRVGVNCGSVDPAKLERYEEGDSISPMLESAWEHCELLDQIGYTRYCVSLKDSDPQKVIEVNRLFAEKRADVPLHLGVTEAGLPPDGVIKTRIAFEQLISRGIGDTVRVSLTVPNDRKVEEIEAGRQILSDIAAGRVRSVVNFGVDTLNIIACPSCSRVENEAFIELAAKVKQMSQYAQDHAITIAVMGCRVNGPGETDDADLGLWCGPSYVNLKRGPESIGAYPYDEILDRLKLELDQLIESRSE